A genomic stretch from Candidatus Eisenbacteria bacterium includes:
- the fumC gene encoding class II fumarate hydratase produces MTAYRVETDSMGSINVPADHYWGAQTQRAVLNFPIGVARFRWQRPIIRALGVLKWAAAQANSDLGELSAKMARLIVTAADEVISGTLDDHFPLVVFQTGSGTQSNMNANEVIANRAIELAGGVMGSKHPIHPNDHVNRGQSSNDVFPTVMHIAVVEELDKRLLPPLIQLRNTLAGKSMEYMNIVKTGRTHLQDATPITLGQEISAWAAQLEFCIKAIEGSLAGLYDLAIGGTAVGTGYNAQPQFGERAARYISEFTGYPFRVASNRFAALASHDAIVQVSADLRMLAGGLMKLANDVRWLSSGPRCGIGEMSIPENEPGSSIMPGKVNPTQCEALTMVCVQVYGNDAAVAFAGSQGNFQLNVFKPVMVHNVLESVELLGDASRAFHDFCAIGIEPNMVRIRENLEKNLMLVTALNRHIGYDKAAQIAKRAHEEGLTLRESALASGFVTLEQFEQWVSPIDMTRPG; encoded by the coding sequence ATGACAGCGTATCGTGTAGAAACGGATTCTATGGGCTCAATTAATGTACCGGCCGACCATTATTGGGGTGCTCAAACACAACGTGCGGTGTTGAATTTCCCGATCGGCGTTGCTCGATTCCGCTGGCAACGGCCTATCATCCGAGCTCTTGGAGTATTGAAGTGGGCCGCCGCTCAGGCCAATAGTGATCTTGGTGAGCTTTCAGCGAAAATGGCAAGGCTTATTGTGACGGCTGCAGATGAAGTCATTTCCGGCACTCTCGACGATCATTTTCCCTTGGTTGTCTTTCAAACAGGTTCGGGAACTCAATCTAATATGAATGCTAATGAGGTCATTGCGAACCGGGCCATTGAATTGGCCGGGGGAGTCATGGGCTCAAAGCATCCAATACATCCAAATGATCATGTCAACAGGGGGCAATCATCCAATGATGTCTTTCCTACAGTCATGCATATTGCTGTTGTCGAAGAATTAGACAAAAGACTTCTGCCGCCTCTTATACAATTACGGAATACTTTGGCTGGAAAATCCATGGAGTATATGAATATAGTAAAGACAGGCCGCACCCATCTACAGGACGCTACACCGATTACACTGGGGCAGGAAATCAGCGCTTGGGCCGCTCAACTTGAATTTTGTATAAAAGCAATCGAAGGATCTCTGGCCGGGCTCTACGACCTCGCCATTGGCGGAACGGCGGTGGGGACCGGCTATAATGCCCAACCGCAGTTCGGTGAGCGTGCCGCCCGGTATATTTCGGAATTCACAGGGTATCCCTTTCGGGTCGCGTCCAACAGGTTCGCCGCCCTTGCGTCTCATGACGCCATAGTTCAAGTCTCGGCCGATCTCCGAATGTTGGCCGGAGGGTTGATGAAGCTTGCGAATGATGTCCGGTGGCTTTCCAGCGGGCCCCGCTGCGGAATCGGTGAGATGAGCATTCCGGAAAATGAGCCAGGTTCTTCAATCATGCCTGGAAAAGTCAATCCGACACAATGTGAGGCATTGACGATGGTCTGTGTTCAGGTATATGGAAATGATGCAGCGGTTGCATTTGCAGGGAGCCAAGGTAATTTTCAGCTCAATGTCTTTAAGCCGGTCATGGTTCATAATGTTCTCGAGAGCGTCGAATTACTTGGAGATGCCAGCAGGGCTTTTCATGACTTCTGTGCGATCGGTATTGAGCCGAATATGGTGAGGATACGGGAGAATCTAGAAAAAAATCTGATGTTGGTCACGGCGCTAAACCGCCACATCGGATATGACAAGGCAGCTCAAATAGCAAAAAGGGCTCATGAGGAGGGTTTGACACTGCGTGAATCGGCTTTGGCCTCCGGATTCGTCACCCTGGAGCAATTCGAACAGTGGGTCTCACCGATTGATATGACGCGGCCCGGGTGA
- a CDS encoding NAD-dependent succinate-semialdehyde dehydrogenase → MRYETINPATEEIIDSYETMSQNEVLGIARQSHAAYLEWRDCPLQERLDLVSNLAGVIRANLEKHSRFMSIEMGKPITQSRAEVEKCALLCDVYVQKAEEWLAPERVEADGKEHRVIFQPLGVILSIMPWNFPYWQAMRFAVPGVIAGNTSLLKHASNVPQCAFGLEELFREAGFPPNIFRTILATHEAVSGLMADVAIQGISLTGSTGAGARIAETAGRNLKKVVLELGGSDPFIILEDADIEVVARNAVTGRMVSTGQSCIAAKRFIVMKNIADNFTARFSELMNDLVIGDPLDDKTDVGAIVDKKALDELLAQLDQSVKAGAKVVTGGKRLDRKGFFLEPTVVTDTRPEMRIVSEEVFGPIAPIIVVKDEEEAIRVANDSIFGLGGSVWTRDIDRGIRLAEQIEAGTTFINSIVKSDPRMPFGGIKRSGIGRELSKYGLREFVNIKGINIYEHR, encoded by the coding sequence ATGCGCTACGAGACGATCAATCCGGCAACTGAAGAAATTATAGATAGTTATGAGACGATGTCTCAGAACGAGGTCTTGGGGATCGCCCGGCAATCCCATGCCGCTTATCTTGAATGGCGGGATTGTCCGTTGCAGGAACGATTGGATCTGGTGTCAAACCTGGCGGGGGTCATCAGAGCCAACCTGGAGAAACACTCAAGATTTATGTCGATTGAGATGGGGAAACCCATCACCCAATCCAGGGCCGAGGTTGAAAAATGCGCTCTACTCTGCGATGTCTATGTTCAGAAGGCTGAAGAATGGTTGGCACCGGAACGGGTGGAAGCCGACGGGAAAGAGCATCGTGTCATCTTTCAACCCCTTGGCGTGATCCTATCCATTATGCCCTGGAATTTCCCCTACTGGCAGGCCATGCGTTTCGCCGTTCCTGGTGTGATCGCGGGCAATACGAGCCTTCTCAAACACGCCAGCAATGTGCCGCAGTGTGCCTTCGGACTTGAAGAGCTTTTCAGAGAGGCCGGGTTTCCACCAAACATATTCCGGACAATTCTCGCCACTCATGAAGCTGTTTCCGGCCTTATGGCAGATGTTGCGATTCAAGGGATATCATTGACCGGCAGCACCGGCGCCGGCGCCCGGATTGCGGAAACGGCCGGCCGCAATCTAAAAAAGGTCGTTCTCGAATTGGGCGGATCAGATCCCTTCATTATTCTGGAGGATGCTGATATTGAGGTCGTTGCCCGTAATGCGGTTACGGGTCGGATGGTCAGCACCGGACAAAGCTGCATTGCCGCCAAGCGATTCATAGTCATGAAAAATATTGCCGACAATTTCACCGCACGATTTTCCGAGTTGATGAATGACCTGGTAATAGGTGATCCCCTAGACGACAAGACTGACGTAGGAGCTATTGTAGATAAAAAGGCGCTTGATGAACTGCTGGCACAGCTCGATCAATCCGTTAAAGCCGGAGCTAAAGTCGTGACGGGCGGTAAGCGTTTAGATCGCAAAGGCTTCTTTCTCGAGCCCACGGTTGTCACCGACACGCGACCTGAGATGCGAATCGTGTCTGAAGAGGTCTTCGGCCCTATCGCTCCGATTATTGTCGTAAAAGATGAAGAGGAAGCGATACGCGTCGCCAATGATTCAATATTCGGCTTGGGTGGCAGTGTTTGGACAAGGGATATTGACCGCGGTATCCGCTTGGCTGAACAGATTGAGGCCGGAACGACTTTTATCAATTCAATCGTAAAATCCGATCCAAGGATGCCCTTTGGTGGAATAAAGAGAAGTGGAATCGGCCGTGAGTTATCAAAATATGGTTTGCGGGAATTCGTCAACATAAAAGGTATCAACATTTACGAGCATAGGTGA
- a CDS encoding aryl-sulfate sulfotransferase, which produces MNRTRPLQYICFNILFIIPIILFACSDENSTITDPGEGDDPANGWISWDHPDGTTHHYLPVSAPAGISWDAALDSANVLGGYLATITSETENEFIFDLIDSSEYWLMRPNGVLAGPWIGAYQPEGSVEPLGSWFWITGEEFSFTNWTADQPDERNNSNQDRIHYGESQGTMIPTWNDLGRVQALSGFVVEASSLTAPRTIGLFINGEGTYPGYTLFAPLQYGATYLIDMEGNLVHSWPSEYVPGNSAYLLENGHLLRTAAFDPSGVPPFMGGGAGGRVEEIDWNGSIVWYFEYVSDTHLSHHDIEFLPDGNLLMLAWEYKNAIEAYAAGRRLGTLSEGTLWPDHIIEIHPGESSGGSIVWEWHVWDHLIQEEYPEKSNYGVVAEHLELIDINYDQDGFGRADWNHTNGIDYNETFDQIIVSVRQFSEFWIIDHSTTTEEAAGHSGGNSGKGGDLLYRWGNPAAYGAGDRNDQRLFVQHDAQWIAEGLPGEGNVLVFNNGDGRPGGDYSSVDEIIVPVDAMGQYTLTGQTYGPSGPHWSYMAGNPADFYSSFISGAQRLPNGNTLICQGAHGTFYEVTASSVMLWKYVNPVADSGPLQQGDLIPSTAIANLNAVFRTYRYDSNFPGLRGRDLTPGAPIESYR; this is translated from the coding sequence ATGAACCGCACTCGGCCGCTTCAATATATTTGTTTCAACATACTCTTTATCATTCCAATCATCTTGTTCGCCTGCTCCGATGAGAATTCAACCATCACCGATCCCGGAGAAGGAGACGACCCGGCAAATGGCTGGATCTCCTGGGATCATCCGGACGGCACAACGCATCATTATCTTCCGGTATCGGCCCCCGCCGGTATCAGCTGGGATGCCGCTCTTGATTCTGCGAACGTTCTGGGTGGATATTTAGCGACCATAACTTCAGAGACCGAAAACGAATTTATCTTCGATTTAATCGACAGCTCTGAATATTGGCTAATGCGACCCAATGGGGTTTTGGCCGGACCCTGGATCGGCGCCTATCAGCCTGAAGGATCGGTGGAACCTCTTGGGAGTTGGTTTTGGATCACTGGGGAGGAGTTCTCCTTCACAAACTGGACCGCCGACCAGCCTGATGAACGGAACAACTCGAATCAGGATCGGATTCACTACGGAGAATCCCAAGGAACAATGATTCCGACCTGGAATGATTTGGGCCGTGTACAAGCACTTTCCGGATTTGTTGTGGAAGCTTCCAGTTTGACGGCGCCGCGGACCATCGGACTCTTCATCAATGGAGAAGGGACATACCCCGGATATACTCTCTTCGCGCCCTTGCAATACGGCGCCACTTACCTTATCGATATGGAGGGTAATCTTGTACATTCTTGGCCCAGTGAATATGTTCCGGGAAACTCGGCCTATCTTCTCGAAAACGGCCATCTGCTTCGAACAGCGGCCTTCGATCCATCCGGCGTGCCGCCCTTCATGGGAGGGGGCGCCGGCGGGCGCGTGGAAGAGATCGATTGGAATGGTTCGATTGTTTGGTATTTTGAATATGTAAGCGACACCCATCTCTCTCATCATGACATTGAGTTCCTTCCCGATGGAAACCTTCTGATGCTCGCTTGGGAATACAAAAATGCAATAGAAGCCTACGCGGCCGGACGCCGGCTGGGCACCCTGAGTGAAGGAACGCTCTGGCCGGATCATATAATCGAGATCCACCCGGGCGAATCATCCGGCGGGAGCATTGTCTGGGAATGGCATGTTTGGGATCACTTGATACAAGAGGAATACCCGGAAAAATCCAACTATGGGGTTGTCGCCGAACACCTGGAACTTATTGACATCAACTACGATCAAGACGGATTCGGCCGGGCCGACTGGAATCACACAAACGGAATCGATTATAACGAGACATTCGATCAGATAATCGTCAGTGTTCGTCAATTCAGCGAGTTTTGGATCATCGATCACAGCACGACCACTGAAGAGGCGGCCGGGCATTCCGGTGGAAACAGCGGCAAGGGCGGCGACCTGCTCTATCGTTGGGGCAATCCCGCCGCCTATGGGGCCGGCGACAGAAACGATCAAAGACTATTTGTACAACATGATGCCCAATGGATTGCGGAAGGATTGCCGGGGGAAGGGAATGTTCTGGTATTCAACAACGGCGATGGAAGACCGGGGGGTGATTATTCATCTGTTGACGAAATTATAGTTCCGGTAGACGCGATGGGACAATATACATTGACCGGCCAAACATATGGACCATCCGGCCCCCACTGGAGCTATATGGCCGGGAATCCGGCCGATTTTTATTCGAGTTTTATTTCCGGCGCCCAACGGCTGCCCAACGGCAACACACTGATTTGCCAGGGAGCGCACGGGACATTCTATGAGGTCACCGCCTCAAGCGTCATGCTATGGAAATATGTCAATCCGGTTGCCGATTCGGGACCGCTTCAGCAGGGCGACCTCATCCCCAGTACGGCCATTGCCAATCTGAACGCCGTGTTCAGGACCTATAGATATGACTCTAATTTCCCGGGCCTGCGCGGCAGGGATTTAACGCCGGGCGCGCCCATTGAGTCGTATCGGTAA
- a CDS encoding right-handed parallel beta-helix repeat-containing protein: MMLLTCLSLTPVLAADSVMPGEIEENATIENVDFKWFIEGDDNLDCSVQVEYRKGSLTEWTPAQPLLRVEPGSYNDDNIDPGNLLAGSIFNLNPDTEYDFRLTLSDPDGGTAVETRTVRTRHVPQDPANPRIRYVIPGGGGGSGTEADPFQGISTANAAAEPGDIFILEPGVYTGVAALTTCGTPENPIVWRGTDVSQVIFDGESITKPVVDLTSSEYVHLEQVSVIRPKHMAIRGYTTTGVVIRKCMIDVTVPTTYEMGGIYLLGAGHRDALISENIIQGHLNWEDGRDEDAYAINVLGKGHVISFNEIYDWYDAIHIGAGDGSIETSSCDVYGNEIYNCTDDGIETDGSRHNIRVYKNRFTNVLTGISCQPIYGGPVYIHHNVVYNWQLKPLKFHLWPTGIIVYNNTFVGADPRGWGGGQWRNTIARNNLFLGGSNPGYSGNPICLYTEGVRADLDWNGWYQAYEGRFADFNGPLYPTLEDFQSATGMELNAKLIDISIFLDAEEPILGPYLGEGGFFEPYDPGSQDLRLAPGCTAVDGGIILDNIHDNVSGLTADLGAYEEGYPIPGYGPEGAEPTAGINRPIAVSHFQFYNASPNPFRDLTTLRFDLSISTSVTISIYDLTGRTIRTLAPSAYRSSGPHSLVWDGRDDQGRDIQSGVYFCRISAGDEQKSRKLVLLRE; the protein is encoded by the coding sequence ATGATGCTCTTGACGTGCCTCTCTTTAACCCCGGTATTAGCGGCCGACTCGGTCATGCCAGGGGAAATTGAAGAGAATGCGACCATAGAAAATGTTGATTTTAAATGGTTCATCGAAGGCGATGACAACCTCGATTGCAGCGTCCAAGTGGAATATCGCAAAGGTTCTCTCACCGAATGGACTCCAGCGCAACCCCTGCTACGGGTGGAGCCGGGCAGTTACAATGATGACAATATCGATCCAGGGAATCTATTGGCGGGATCCATTTTCAATTTGAATCCGGACACAGAATACGATTTTCGTCTGACATTATCCGACCCCGACGGCGGTACTGCGGTGGAAACAAGAACGGTTAGAACGCGTCATGTTCCACAAGACCCGGCAAATCCCCGCATTCGCTATGTCATACCGGGCGGCGGCGGCGGATCGGGGACCGAGGCGGACCCGTTCCAAGGCATCAGCACCGCTAATGCCGCCGCGGAACCCGGCGATATCTTTATTTTGGAACCCGGTGTTTATACCGGCGTCGCGGCCCTGACGACCTGTGGCACTCCGGAGAATCCGATCGTCTGGCGAGGGACTGATGTTTCCCAAGTTATTTTTGACGGCGAGAGTATAACAAAACCTGTCGTCGATCTGACATCAAGTGAGTATGTGCACTTGGAGCAGGTTTCCGTGATTCGGCCCAAACACATGGCAATCCGAGGTTATACGACAACCGGCGTCGTTATAAGAAAATGTATGATCGATGTAACTGTTCCAACAACTTATGAAATGGGGGGCATCTATCTTTTGGGCGCGGGGCATCGGGATGCGCTTATCTCAGAAAATATCATCCAGGGGCATCTCAATTGGGAAGATGGAAGGGATGAGGATGCGTACGCCATCAATGTTCTGGGCAAGGGACATGTCATCAGCTTCAATGAAATATACGACTGGTATGATGCCATTCACATCGGCGCTGGAGACGGTTCCATCGAAACATCCAGTTGTGACGTCTATGGAAATGAAATTTATAACTGCACCGATGACGGAATTGAAACAGACGGATCCAGGCACAATATCCGAGTCTATAAAAATCGTTTTACAAATGTCCTGACTGGCATCAGTTGCCAGCCGATCTATGGCGGCCCCGTTTATATCCATCACAATGTTGTCTATAATTGGCAGCTGAAGCCGTTGAAATTCCACCTTTGGCCCACTGGAATCATCGTCTATAACAATACCTTCGTGGGCGCTGATCCCCGCGGCTGGGGCGGCGGGCAATGGCGAAACACCATTGCTCGGAATAACCTATTCCTGGGCGGCAGCAATCCGGGGTATTCCGGCAATCCGATCTGCCTCTATACCGAGGGTGTTCGGGCCGACCTGGATTGGAATGGATGGTACCAGGCCTATGAGGGACGTTTCGCTGATTTCAATGGCCCGCTTTATCCTACTCTCGAAGACTTTCAATCGGCCACCGGCATGGAGCTAAACGCCAAACTAATCGACATCAGTATTTTCCTTGATGCGGAAGAACCCATTCTGGGCCCCTATCTCGGTGAAGGCGGGTTCTTTGAACCTTATGACCCCGGCAGCCAGGACCTGCGTTTGGCTCCCGGTTGCACTGCGGTTGATGGCGGTATCATTCTGGACAACATTCACGACAATGTGTCCGGTCTGACAGCTGATTTGGGAGCCTATGAAGAGGGATATCCCATCCCCGGCTACGGCCCGGAAGGGGCTGAACCGACCGCCGGAATAAACCGTCCGATCGCAGTGAGTCATTTCCAGTTTTACAATGCTTCCCCAAATCCCTTCCGGGATCTGACGACTCTGCGATTTGACCTGTCAATATCGACCAGCGTCACCATATCTATTTATGATCTTACAGGACGTACCATCCGAACTTTGGCGCCCTCGGCCTACAGGTCCTCCGGACCCCATTCTCTCGTATGGGACGGGCGGGACGACCAGGGGCGCGATATCCAATCAGGGGTTTATTTTTGCCGTATCAGCGCCGGTGATGAGCAAAAATCCAGGAAGCTGGTACTTCTAAGGGAATGA
- a CDS encoding response regulator transcription factor translates to MRILIAEDDLTSRRILETVLKKWGHEVISTSDGEMAWVEIQKADAPSLIILDWMMPGMDGVEICYKIRKADDHKPRYIILLTAKTEKKDIVQGLDAGANDFVSKPFNRDELEARINVGRRVVELEDKLAKKVTELQEALNQVKTLQGIIPICMHCHKIRDDQEAWQKMEEYVEDHSGAEFSHSLCPECLDKYYPADPDDDEKDEDKDQDKKGLAFG, encoded by the coding sequence ATGCGAATTCTTATAGCCGAAGACGACTTGACCTCCAGAAGGATACTGGAAACTGTCTTGAAGAAATGGGGTCATGAGGTCATTTCAACCAGTGATGGTGAGATGGCCTGGGTCGAGATTCAGAAGGCTGACGCCCCGAGTTTGATCATTCTGGATTGGATGATGCCGGGGATGGATGGGGTCGAGATTTGCTACAAAATCCGAAAGGCCGATGATCACAAGCCCAGATATATCATTTTACTGACCGCAAAAACTGAAAAGAAGGATATTGTTCAGGGTCTCGATGCCGGAGCCAACGATTTTGTTTCGAAACCATTCAACAGGGATGAGTTGGAGGCCAGGATCAATGTGGGCCGGCGCGTCGTTGAGCTCGAAGATAAACTGGCGAAAAAGGTGACCGAATTACAGGAAGCATTGAATCAGGTTAAAACGCTGCAGGGGATTATTCCCATCTGCATGCATTGTCATAAAATCAGAGATGACCAGGAAGCCTGGCAGAAAATGGAAGAGTATGTGGAGGATCATTCCGGTGCGGAATTCAGCCACAGTCTGTGCCCGGAATGCTTGGATAAATACTACCCTGCCGATCCCGACGATGATGAGAAGGACGAGGATAAGGACCAGGATAAGAAAGGCCTGGCGTTTGGTTGA